The Amblyomma americanum isolate KBUSLIRL-KWMA chromosome 2, ASM5285725v1, whole genome shotgun sequence genome contains the following window.
CTGTTACCGCTAAAACGCAAGAAACGTGGCTCCTAAATAATAGTACTTTTCGTGTCGGTTATGTTCCCCTGCTTTAGTGATGAGCAATAGGATGAGAGTAAAGGAGGATAGCCACTCCGCGCCACTAATGTGTCGATGGTAtgggagaaaagaaaagaaaaaactaaaaTATTTCGGTATTGTTCTCAGTACTTTCCAATGTTGTGAAAAACAAATATAAAGAGGAATGGGGTAGGATGAGGTTAGACAAAATATAAGGGAGCTACACTCCAACATCAATGCCCATGAGTCAAGGGAACGAACCCGAAATGAGAACTTGCGAATTACCGTTGCGTTCGACGCAAGCGTAATATGTATCCGCTATGACCGTAAACATATTTCACTCCTGCTTGAAAATAGCTGTGCGCTTTTTGCACACGTGCAGCTACCAGGACACACGGACATGCAGCTGTTTCTTCTGCGACGCTCTGCGTCCTAATTTCACGCCAATTTGTTTCGTGCTTACATGTTGTTATTTGTTTAAATCTGGAACAGCTTACCCTCCATTacattgctgctgctttgctgatttGCACTCGTAAGGGAATGAATGAAGTGGTGGTAATGTGCTACCTTTACTGCAGGTTTTCAATTGTATGTGTCACTCACTACAGCTGACGGCGATGTGCAAGCAGGGCAGCAACATACCCAGGGAGCGGTGCCAACCATGGTATACAAAGCAGATATGTTCTATATACCTCATCGCCATAGTCTCTACGTTCACCTGTATATAAGGGATAAGGTCGTGAGTCGATAGTCGAGTTGAACCGTGTTAAAAATTATTATTTTAAGGCATCAGCTTACTACGAAAGGCGATTGTTATCGGGAAGAAATACAACATGGTTTGCCGTTTTGTTTCACCACGGCAATCGAATGACACCGCCTGAAATCTGGTACATCCGTCTAGCAGTCTTGACCCGCTACAGTGCTATTTGTTGTTAATTTTTCGGCAGAAAGGTACGAATTCTTTGCCCTGTAAGAGGTATGTGTTCTTCCTGGTTCTTTCTGAAACAAAGCACATTGACTACACACAAAACTGATAGACACAAACAAGGACACGGTGCTAACATCAGCTGTTAGTAGCGCCGTGTCCTTGCCTGTATCTGTACGTCTTGTGTTCCGCTCGAGCGCTTTGATTCAGGGATTATGCCCAACTCGACCACCAGATAAGCATTTCTTCCGTCCAGTGTCGCGGTAGGAGCGCAACATGGCAGTCCACTGAGGGTCAGTGAAAACTACCGTTCGGCCCACTAGCGGCTCGCCTGTGTTTTGATTCACGCGTGGATGGTATACGAGGAAACTCATTTCAAAGAGTGCACTCACTATTCCTTCGAGTGTCAAAATGGCTGATTCAAGCGCCGACGCTATGTCGTCTTCTACCTGCGCGTCGTTATGTCAGCGATTTGCACACTATAGTGATCCTCTGTATCTTTGGACCACATACCTTCATGCAGTTACCAGGATGGAAAACAGACGTGGCGAGCCAAACCAACTGCGTTGTTTGCACTTATCTGCATTTCCGCGGTAAACTAAGCGCATTTTGAGCAACTCACGCGGACGCCGTGCCTTTTTTCTCACTGTGATAGTTTTAAGATTGACTTGCctgaacggcgcatgcgcaggcTGTGGGCCGTCAGCTGATGGTGTACCTCATTGCGCACCTGCTGACGCGCTACAACGTAGACCCGTACGTGCGCCACCTGCTAGACAACACTCGAATCCACATCATGCCCAGCATGAACCCGGACGGGTACGAGATCGCCAAGGAGGGAGACTGCACCGGAACCCTGGGACGGTACGCGCACCGTGTATCTCTGCCGAATCCGTGTGTGCAGTTAAGGCATAGCAAGTCATCTCCCCGTTATGGACGCGTCCACAAGCATTAGGATGAAAAAGTTTGCGTCGTCGACTGATTTACTGCTCATGCTGGTGCTTCCGTTTGGCTTGTCGCGCGGTGCACGACAGCAATGAGTGACTTTCAGTTGTATAGACCTACGCGTGCATATCCTTCTGTCCTGTGCGCAGACACAACGCTCGTGGCGTAGACTTGAACCGCAACTTCCCGAGCCGCTACAACAAGCAGAGCGGACAAGAACAGCCGGAGACCGAGGCAGTGCGGCTCTGGAGTCACCGCATTCCGTTTGTGCTGTCCGCAAACCTGCACGGGGGCGCCCTGGTAGCCAACTACCCGTACGACGAATCCCTGAAAGCGGGTATGAATGCACGCTTTCTACCACGTTTCTGCGGAGCGAGATCACTGACCATCAGCACAAGACTTTTAAAGCGGACaacggggctagttggtgatctttagattcaatgcacacgGTAACTAGAGCTAAAGAcgaggacagaagaaagaaagacggacacgacGGCCGTCTCCGTCAAGGCTTTTGCACTATTTTCAATGTGAGCTTGGGCGAAGAGGATCATCTTGTGCGTGGTTTCCATATGGTCTTGCAGTGCTCTGACCTGTTTGTTGTGCGCGGTGTTGACAACACCGCTTGTAGCTAATATTCAAGTCTTGGCTAGTGCACAAATTTTTAGGAATTGCTTTTTCTGCATGCATCAACGTCCAGAGTTCATCAGGCTGACGGGTAGCGCTTGTCATAACTAGCATCGAGGCTATgtacactgcagggcaaacgctgATCTCCACTGATCTCCACTCCGCCCTGTCCTGGATCAACCGTGGTCAACCCTGCCCGGCTTATTTCTTAGCCTGATCTCCGCATCTTAATTTCTTGCACCTACAACTGCATTTCCCTTTAATTGGAATTCGTAATTTAACCTAACAGACCATCGGTTTCTTTTTCGCTATCTTGACATTATTGCACAGCAATGGTCTCACGCAGGCTGGATGTTCGGCCACGAGCCAGCGGTGACGCCAGACGACGACGTGTTCAGGCACATCGCCAGCGTGTATTCGTTCAAGCATGCCACTATGCACCGGGGTCTCTCTTGCTCCGGACTCCGGCGCCAGGTGTTCCCCAACGGCACCACCAATGGTGCTGCTTGGTACGCCTTCCCAGGTACACCGTTTGTCAGAAGTAACAGGCTGCCGTGCACACGCGGTTTGATCTGACTATGAGCAGTGCCACTGCCACTGCATCTACTGCATGTGGATGTGTTGTTCTCAGACAGTTATCTGCTTCGACCAAAAGACCGCTGCTCACTCCGGAGACATGTTGCTTTGGCGGTGGTTGATTATTGTTGAAAACGATAATTAAGAGGAGAGAGATTTTAATTTTGCACACAAAAGAGAGCAGTCCATACATTACGGGCATATATTTTTGTACGTAGGGGTGCGCGATTATtcaaaattgattgattgattaattgattgattgattgattgacgttgttcgtcgattgattgattgattgattgattcgtcGAACAAATCAAATAGTGGATGTTCAAGAATTTTCTAAACTAATTGAATAGTAAGATGGACTGAATCTGAGCCGCCAGGTACAATCTTAGTCAAAAGTctcaaggccaaaggcttttcacTTGAGCCGCAGAACAGAGACATTACGGCAGTATTTAaaaccgaatgaccttgaaatgccaGCGGAAGGTTTCTTCtcgcggtagagaagcttcctgcttgacttgtgttttgaaggatccgctacacggagcattctagaaacattcatttcgctgcagatgaacgctgtggccttaagacttttgaccaaggctgAACATAGCTTGCTTGGCGTCAGCTCCAGCGTTGTCCTTCACACCTCACTTACGGTTCCATTGTTTCCCGAGCTGACGCCAAGCAAGAATTGAATAGGTGCTCAAGTTAACGactacttttcgaataattgggACAAAGTTCCTCATAAGCGGCGCAATATTTTTCTGCTCAATGACTATTCAAAAAACGAGGACCAGACACACCGCGTACCATGATTGTCGCGATCTATATGCGCGGGATGGAGGGGTCAGCGCCGCGACGTAGTCCATTCGCGTGGCTGCGTTCATGGTGTTCATACATGGCCTAAGAGTTTGGATGGAGCGGCTTGGCCTAGGCAGATTTAAGGCCCAGCCTTGATGTCTGATCTCTGAGGCCACGgctcatatctttttttttttttttcaagcgacgTTTATTGCCTCGgggaatttgaaaataagagacgccgacctgTGAAAAAAgattcgttcttgacgtttcggctttcacacggaagccttgttcacaattaATTAATCACCAAACATGGGTCGTTTAAATGTGGTTCAATAATCGGCGCAAGGACAGTGCGTATATTTGGTTTAGATTgccgtcgttccggtttaacgtgtgtgacgtagtttgtatgatcagggattccagatgaagtcgtgatgctgctactttttccGTTGCGATGATCCTCGCCTTGTGacagtcaattttgtggccattcacgacggcgtgAACATTgcgaacaaggcttccgtgtggaagccaaaacgtcaagaacgaaccttattttttcactggtcggcgtctcttatttttcaaatgtacgctccctCCAGACGGGATTCAGTCACAAGCTCAACttcattgcctcagggcataaaggttttaaaatgagagatgagtaagatgcttaaataaatttgCTTTTCTGATGTACTGAGATGTGGCCCTAGTTTATTTTCTTCGTTATCAACAGCAAAATGCACTTTTCCTATATGTATAAATTGACGGTGATAGAGTTAATGCACTGACTTCGTGCTGCAACCCAATGGAGATCAGTGTTACGTATTTTGACAACTGTAAGCATAACTGCATAAACAACAATGCCTTATCGCACTGCCGCAGCTAGCGCTTTGCTGTTTCGCTCGATTGCTCGTTTATTATATTCACGCATTAGCGAATATTCTGAAGAATATTTGATTCGTGTTATATTCAGCCTTTAGCTAACTATCCCGACTCGATTGGGTAGCGAAGCTACTCTGTTCAAAGGTACTTTTCGCGCACCCCTAGTGTATACTGTAGCGCAatcaaaaaagaaagataaaaagtcAGAACAGGCATAAAACTACAGGAAACAAGAATGCCCTAAATGGTGTGAAGCAGATGTGAAGGGATTGATGGAGGACATGCTCACATCCCCACATCGTGCGGTAACGCCAACACTGCCGCAAAAGCGGTTCGCGAGCTGCGCGGAGAAGGATGCAGTCTAAGAGTTCTTTTCACAGCGGTCGAGTGTGTGATGCATATAACTGCCTTTCGTATCGACAACTGTATTTTGTTGGCCAGGTGGCATGCAAGACTACAGTTACGTTTGGCAAGGTTGCATGGAAGTGACCCTGGAGGTGTCGTGCTGCAAGTTCCCGCGCCGCCGTGAACTGGCGCGATTCTGGGACGAAAACAAGAGGGCACTACTCGCCTACTTGGGGGAAGTGCACAGAGGCGAGTGGTGCCTCACGTTGCTTGCCCAGCGGTctgttcttcatttttttttctcacagacCATATGGCAGGGGCTGTTTGGAGCTCACGGTGCGAGACGACGTGTACAAATACAAGAACACACACATGAATGGCGGGCGCTAAACTAAATACCGAAACGTAGCATACATGTTCATCTCTTCAGCTTAACCGAGGCGGTAACCTCAGGACGTCACTGTAGTAGAAAACTTTAGGTACATTTCGTTTCGAGAAAACCGAACACGTTGAAAAggtcttttcaaattttttttctttccactgaACACGATTTGTTTTTGGGTTTAGAAGACACCACGTGGGCGAAGTACGCAATTCGCATAATTTTGGAACGAACTTCATGAGAAGGACCACGCAAAAGTAAGTGTTTGTGCGCTGCTtgagagctttttttttaaagacagATTCTTTAAAACAGTTTTCTGCAGAGATCTTGGCCTCAGTACAGTCGCCGCACTCGTTTCGGCTGAATGCCTTGGCGCATAAGAGGGTCTTTATCGCTCTTCACAAACAGGTTTATCTCAGATTCGAAAGCAGAGTTTCGGTCAGGGTAGCGGGTGCCCACAGGAACCTTGAGTTCTTTATCGCATATGAAGTGCATACTCAACACGTAACTGACGCACTTGAGCGCTAAATTGCAATGAGTGAACAAGAATACCAGCGAAGGTTGCCTGTTTTCAATGTTGGATCTTTATTTCAATTATTGGGCCAAACTACCCTCAAACAACACACGCCTGTGCCTGAACTCTTTGCAGGACCCGAGAGTTGTCTTGGAGAAATCTCTAATAATTAAAGTTCGAATTATATTATTTTCTCTTTAAATACTCCGGGAATGCATAACTGATAGTATCAAGGAAATATATGAACAAAAATTGTTGCTTGTAAACGGGGAAAAAGGAACAGAAGAATAAATTACAAAAATTTTAGGAGGAGAGCAGACTATTACAGAGAGAGATCAGGTTAGAGAGAAAACTGGTAGTCGGTCTGCATTACGTTAACGAAAAATACAAAATTTCGAGGAAAATTTTAATCTATTTTTTTAATGAAGCCTAGTCATGTTAGAACGCC
Protein-coding sequences here:
- the LOC144120638 gene encoding carboxypeptidase D-like → MQRHLTGRSVVVALLLIYGRAVQQVNGQHGSPTAELPDGLNYYNHEEMTAFLRKVSSNHPNFTRLYTVGKSVQGRDLWVLLVTKDPQEETLLKPNVKYVANMHGNEAVGRQLMVYLIAHLLTRYNVDPYVRHLLDNTRIHIMPSMNPDGYEIAKEGDCTGTLGRHNARGVDLNRNFPSRYNKQSGQEQPETEAVRLWSHRIPFVLSANLHGGALVANYPYDESLKAGWMFGHEPAVTPDDDVFRHIASVYSFKHATMHRGLSCSGLRRQVFPNGTTNGAAWYAFPGGMQDYSYVWQGCMEVTLEVSCCKFPRRRELARFWDENKRALLAYLGEVHRGVRGIVTDTGGKPVVGASLRISNREIGFKTTSTGEYWRILRPGHYTLEISARGFYTAKLDFVVVERQISIVNVTLKTLQKEPDEIGPDSENAV